From the Equus asinus isolate D_3611 breed Donkey chromosome 9, EquAss-T2T_v2, whole genome shotgun sequence genome, the window ACTGAGGGGAACAGCATTTGTGGATAGGGAACTAGCATGGTCCCAACAAAATAATCAGATAGGATGCATGACTATAATTCTtaccaatgtttctttattgagtaaaataaagatgaaatgttTGAGAAAATTTGGATGGCATTAGGTTTGTCATTTAAAACCCCACGATATGAAAATCTAACTGTATTCCATATCCTTAATTAGAAGGCATTCTATTTCATGAAAATTTCACCTGAGATTTCTCTATGTATTTTAGGTTCAAAGACATTTGAATAGTAGGAGTGCAGCATTGTGAACTTTACTCTTAGCGATACCCATAGATTTGACCTAGATATATTTTTAGGAACTTTATCAAGAGATTGAATCTAGATATTTTAGATTCTAGAGATAACCTCTATATTGAGATGTATTGGCATATTGGaatataaaaaacattattttagataCTTACTTGTTTAAAAGTCTTCTTATCTGCTTCGATACTTGGAGTTAAAATGCTAGCCAACAGCACTGAAGTGCTATCTTTGTTGAGAATATCTTGTGTGGCTGGACAATGATCGACAGATGTGAGAAAATTAAATTCTGGGTTAGTCTGATCCCCAGGCACACACAAGTTATAGGCATAGGGCAACGTTCCCTCACTGTAGTTGGGGGGAATCTCGGGTCCAGATTTGGAGCAGAGAACAGACCCAAAGCAGCCCCCAGTGGCGGGGCTGGAGGAGCGTCGCAGGCGCAGGGCTATGGCCAGAATCACCGCCAGCAGGAAGAGCACGGAGATCAAGGCCAAGGCCACCACCAGGTAAAACTGCAGCTCAGCCTGGGGCTCAGAGGGTGCAGGATGGTCGCCGAGGTCCGGCAGCGCCTCTTGTAGGCTGTCTGCGAAGACCAGGAGCAGCGTGGCGGTGGCCGAGAGGGGCGGCTGTCCCCCGTCCCGCACGGCGACCAGCAGGCGCTGGCGGGCCGCGTCCCTGTCGCCCAAAGCACGCGCCGTGCGCACCTCGCCCGTGCGCAGCCCCAGGCTGAAGAGTCCGGGCTCGCTGGCCTGCAGCACGTGGTAGGACAGCCAGGCGTTGTGTCCCGAGTCGGCGTCCACCGCCACCACCTTGGTGACCAGGTAGCCGGGCTGCGCGGCGCGCGGCACCGTGTCGAAGAGCGCCGAGCCGTCGGGCCCCAGCGCCGGGTACAGCACCCTTGGCGCGTTGTCGTTGCGGTCGCCCACCAGCACGCGCAGGCTCGCGTTGGCGCTGAGCGCGGGCGAGCCCTGGTCGCGGGCCTGCAGCGTCAGCTCGAAGGCGCGCAGCTGCTCGTGGTCGAAGGCGCGCTGCGCCAACACCACCCCGCTCTGCGCGCTCACCGACACGTAGGACGACAGCGCCCGCGGCTCCAGGTCGCTGGCCACGATGGAGTAGGAGATGCGGCCGTTGGGTCCCAGGTCGGGATCCGAGGCGCTGACTTGGGCGATGGAGGCGCCGGGCGGGTTGTTTTCTGGCACGTGGACCAAGTAGGCTGACTGTCGGAAAACCGGCGCGTTGTCGTTGACGTCGGTGACGTGCAGGGTGATGGTAGTGCTGGAGGAGAGGGGCGGCTTGCCCCTGTCGGTGGCTGTGATTGTCACATTATACTCCGGGGTCTGCTCCCTGTCCAGGGCCCCATCTGTTACAAGCTTGTAGTAATTATTAGAAGAAGAATGAATCTTAAATGGAACATCTCTACTTAAATTGCATGTGACTTCTCCATTTTCCCTGGAATCCCGGTCCCGTGTTTTGAAGAGAGCCACAACCATTCCGGGACGAGAATCCTCCAAAATCTGATCAGAGAGGGAAGTGATGATTATTTCTGGGAGGTTGTCATTTTCGTCTAGAACTTCTATAATTACTTTACACTGTGTAGAGAGGGATCCTCGGTCCTTTGCTTCTACACCCATGGTATATCTTTCTACTTCTTCAAAATCCAAGGGTTGGTGAGTTATAATGTTTCCTGTAGCGGGATCCAGAGAGAACACGTGCTGGGCGTTATCAGTCACACCAAGGAATGAGTAGGTGATCTCCGCGTTGAAGCCTTCGTCTTGGTCTGTGGCACTCACCTTCAACACCGAGGTGCCTGGGGGCACGTCTTCCGGAAGGCTGACCCTGTACACGTCTTGGCTGAACACTGGGGGGTTATCGTTGGCATCCACCACCAGGATTCGGATTTGAGTGGTGCCGCTTCGCGGCGGTTCCCCGCTGTCTAAGGCTGTCAGCACCAAGTGATGAGTGCTCTGCGTTTCTCGGTCCAGGGTCTTCTTCAATACCAGTTCTGGATATTTGCCGCCATCGGGATTGTCTTTCACCACCAACGAGAAATACTCGTTAGGACTTAGTTGGTACTTGCTCAGTGAATTCATACTAATATCGGGATCTTTTGCACACTCAAGAATTGTTCCCATCCCCGGGCTGACAGACTCACTGATTTCTaagtttatttcatctttatggaATTGAGGGGCGTGGTCATTAATATCCTCAACAACCACTACGATATGAAAGATATTTAAAGGATTTTCCACCACAGCTTCCAACTGCAATTCACATCTTCTTCTCTCTTTGCATATCTGCTCACGGTCTATTCGGTCCTTCACAAGTAGCTCCCCGCTCTCCGCGTCTACGCTGAAAAGCAGCTTCTCTGCGCTAACTCGCAGCTTCCGAGCCGACACATCCAGGACACTGAGCCCTAGATCCTTGGCGAGGTTCCCGACCACCGAGCCCTTGGCCAGCTCCTCAGGAATCGAGTAGCGGATCGGTTCGGAGAGCGCGGGGTAGAACAAAGGCAGCAGGAAGGGAATCAGTACCTGCCGCGGGCCGGCCGGGCGCCTCCGCGCGCAGCTCCCTCCCATTGCGCGCTCCAGTTCTCGCTCGGTCCCAGTCTTTCCAGTTGGAGAAAGTGCACACTATTGCACTGGAAGCATTCGGCCCAGGACAGGCGGAGCTCCCAGTCTTGGGGCTGGGAATCTGTGTGTGCTGGGGAGAGTCTGGGGCGCCAGGAGCCTCAGTGTGTAAGcgggtttccttctctgtgttggCTGCGCAGGAAATCCCAGGCTAGAGGCTCAGCAATCCTGGGCGTCAGCGCTTGCCCTGCACTGGCCGACAGCGGCGCCCAGAGGCCCCGTGTGGAACCGCAACCTGGTTTTTCTATTtcaggaaatctttttctttaaatgcaaGAAACAGCTAAAATATTTGAATCTTATTCGTCAGTGATTCTGTTTTCATCATGAAACGTATTTTTCAAATGGTCAAAAAGATCATAtgtttttatatgttaaaaatttaTGTAGGTTTTGAGtagataaaattatttctttaaattgaaaAAGGCACCTAGGAATTTACAGTGAAAAGTATGTCTGCTATCCCATGGCACACTGCTACCCAGTTCTTCCATTCAGTAGCAGTCGCTGTTGTTCCTTTTAAGAGTAGTTGTCCACGAAGGGAAGTATTGAAGGTAAGCAAAAAACCTTTTTGTCTTCAATCCTAGCTTATATTTGGCTAGACGGTATTAATCCATCCCCCCCATTTTTAGGAACTGGAATGCAACCATTGCCATATTCATTACAATCATCCAGGGTGTCCTTTACtgcttttaaataattatatttaaaaacatttgcttaCAATAGCTACCATGTCAAaagagtagtttttaaaaaaacctgtatttttcaaaatattagacTTAAGATGGATGCATAGTAATTTTGATGCTCATGCACAGGAATTTAAAATGACAGTTTCAATGATCTAAAAGTTAATAACTATGACCCTAAAGGGTGTGCTCTCCTTCCACAGACCTATCATTGAACAAATGTTGAATGACGTGAAAATAGTCATGGTCTCATAAGTATTTTTGAGACACATTAGGTCACTCTTTGACTTTACACTACCATAGTAGTTTAGAAGAATATTAGTAgtaaattaaaagtaataaatcAAACCAAATAAATCACTATCCTCACTAAATGGGCTCATCAGTAACTCCACAGATCATCGTTTAGAATAATTTTGCGTATTTCTCTGCTTATATTCAGATCCCCTGCAGAAATGACATTTCTTTCCTGACTTTAAGTTTATTTTGACTCTTAATTGCAGAATTTCAGGTGGGTCTTCCTTTCTCTACATTAAGGAGCCACTGAAAATACCCTTGGCCACATCCCTTGCTCCTGTTCTTGGAAACATGTTCAAATCTGTCTCCTCAGtctatatttttttaagcctTAAAGACTGGAGAACTTaacaaaaaatacagagagagcAGAACCCAAAATTCGCTTAATATAACCTTCTATAGGCCCTGTGGAATCCCTATTGAGCAaggaaagtgaaattaaaatgcTTTGTCTCCCACATAACAGTATGAAATTAGAATCACAGGCAGAAAGGATGCTACAGTGTTACCAGGTATGATTACACTTACAAAAAATTAAGCACACATTGTTATGAATTGTTGAcagaatattaatgaaaaatttaaatctctCTAGGAAGTATATTCAACTGTAACTGTCACTCCAAGGTCTAGTTTGAAAAATATAGCCACAGAGTGTATTGTCCTTCTCCTTGGGAAGAACAACACTGAACACTGGCTTTGCGCTTGGGTTGTGTTTCCAGTGAAGCTAATGCATTTGTTTCTGACATTTACCTGTTCTTAACAGACCTGCCTTCAAAACAGGAGGTAGGGTTGTCTGAGGGACTACGGTTTCAGTATGTGGCCAATAGGGCGAGCGCACATATTGACAGACACTTCTGTACGGAAGTCCTCTCTTAGGAATTGTCAGCAGTGTATTCAACAACTATAAAATATAAGGCTCTGCAAAGCTAATCATAACAGCCTTATGACAACAGGCCTTCACTGGGATTAGGTGACTATTTACGAGAAAGTAACCATATCAGCCTTAATAACCATCAAGTTCTACTCTTGAATGTTTTAGCAAGAAGCAAAGGTCGTTGAaacagagaaaagtgaaaaaaatatagaaattttccATCATCATGCTGGAAACCTAAAAGTAAAAccaatgataattttttaaaggaaagtaaaagagtaaaaatagaaCTCACTGGAACCAAAGGGGTATCTTCTATAGGAAACTTCGAATCATCTAACAAAGACAAAGGATCCTTTTTCTCACAGCTCTCCTGGCTGAGAAGCGTGTCCGCGTAGTTGGGCTGGGGGAAGATCAGGTGACTCTTCCGCGAGTCCGCGGTGAGGGAGACCTCGTGGGAATAGGTCTGCAGGAAAGCACGCACCCCGTCCACGCCCACGAAGTGCGAGGCGGGCACGCCCACCAACCCGCTTCCTGAAGCCTGGAGGAGGCGGGACCTGTGCCAGCGCCGCAGTCTGAGCGCCAGCAGCACAATGACAAAAGCGAGGAAGACGCAGGAGACCGCAGCTATCGCCACCACCAAGTACAAGGTGAGTTCTGAAGCGTCCGAGTCGTGCCGGACCTCTAGACTGCCCAGATCAGCCAGGATGTCTGGGAGGCTGTCGGCCACAGCCACGGTGAGCGTGACGGTGGCCGAGAGAGGGGGCTGGCCATGGTCCTGGACGGCCACCACCAGGCTCTGCTTGAGTGCGTCTCTGTCCAGCAGTGCCCGCGCCGTGCGCACCTCGCCCGTGTGCAGCCCCACGGTGAAGAGCCCTGGCTCACTGGCCTTGAGCAGGCGGTAGGACAGCCAGGCGTTC encodes:
- the LOC106836957 gene encoding protocadherin gamma-B7 isoform X16, which encodes MGGSCARRRPAGPRQVLIPFLLPLFYPALSEPIRYSIPEELAKGSVVGNLAKDLGLSVLDVSARKLRVSAEKLLFSVDAESGELLVKDRIDREQICKERRRCELQLEAVVENPLNIFHIVVVVEDINDHAPQFHKDEINLEISESVSPGMGTILECAKDPDISMNSLSKYQLSPNEYFSLVVKDNPDGGKYPELVLKKTLDRETQSTHHLVLTALDSGEPPRSGTTQIRILVVDANDNPPVFSQDVYRVSLPEDVPPGTSVLKVSATDQDEGFNAEITYSFLGVTDNAQHVFSLDPATGNIITHQPLDFEEVERYTMGVEAKDRGSLSTQCKVIIEVLDENDNLPEIIITSLSDQILEDSRPGMVVALFKTRDRDSRENGEVTCNLSRDVPFKIHSSSNNYYKLVTDGALDREQTPEYNVTITATDRGKPPLSSSTTITLHVTDVNDNAPVFRQSAYLVHVPENNPPGASIAQVSASDPDLGPNGRISYSIVASDLEPRALSSYVSVSAQSGVVLAQRAFDHEQLRAFELTLQARDQGSPALSANASLRVLVGDRNDNAPRVLYPALGPDGSALFDTVPRAAQPGYLVTKVVAVDADSGHNAWLSYHVLQASEPGLFSLGLRTGEVRTARALGDRDAARQRLLVAVRDGGQPPLSATATLLLVFADSLQEALPDLGDHPAPSEPQAELQFYLVVALALISVLFLLAVILAIALRLRRSSSPATGGCFGSVLCSKSGPEIPPNYSEGTLPYAYNLCVPGDQTNPEFNFLTSVDHCPATQDILNKDSTSVLLASILTPSIEADKKTFKQQAPPNTDWRFSQAQRPGTSGSQNGDETGTWPNNQFDTEMLQAMILASASEAADGSSTLGGGAGTMGLSARYGPQFTLQHVPDYRQNVYIPGSNATLTNAAGKRDGKAPAGGNGNKKKSGKKEKK